The proteins below come from a single Lepidochelys kempii isolate rLepKem1 chromosome 20, rLepKem1.hap2, whole genome shotgun sequence genomic window:
- the LOC140900857 gene encoding LOW QUALITY PROTEIN: volume-regulated anion channel subunit LRRC8D-like (The sequence of the model RefSeq protein was modified relative to this genomic sequence to represent the inferred CDS: deleted 2 bases in 2 codons) — MFSLTEVACLSDGRAPFSTLKPWWDVFTDYLVLAMLAISIIAGTLLISTDQVVCLPVGRTSMAASGSPAPRPALGPLDGPEPEASPVGTRRKLPAAHSGHPTNLDYQQYLYIGQVCYHQALPWHSKYSPYLALLHALLLMVCNNFWFIYPKTSSRIELFLSILRKCFHSPWTTKALSETACQPSEGKLGRMKPCSAQISQVGAGSQAEQASSFPSATILDRKDREQAKALFEKIRTFRAHTEAASLLYWVYVGQTVFKVAKLLAVLGYTSSSAGTIAFRHMCRPGLEDLAGHATFSCTHSLAYILQKLLLSYLALVLLSGLVGVYTLYWLLRRPLREYSFGRASEESSFRSVPNVCNDLAFLLHMADQYDPLCSKRIAIFLSTISESQLLEIGQEHRRDYEELRRQVGRDAWGRLELRLCALPALPQAVNKKADLEVLRLECMVEVKLSAKVAQMGALSELQLYRCPATMEPMALAFLQERLRGLHVQFTDITKIPSWLYSLKNLHQLHLSSHLCSNVLALEVLWELQSLEILLLQTKLTKLPCSMSTHLRHLCIQNDGTKLEALGGLKKTSSPQQLERIPPLVWHVTGLQRLGLRSSGIRSLEEGTGFQHLAQLTSLKLRHNCIATLSASTGAAGSLEELVLSHNELESLPHAFFTLKRLRHLDLSHNLLRLLPAEIGQLGTLQHLSITGNRIRALPSQLFACLELTSLQLADNALTTVPAEIGRLVLLSRLELTGNPSESLPLKLGCCSLLKQTGLSVDNILFETLPSHVNQVLATPVSALSPERPLAAPETSLGGGQLGSLLCGWSVAPGHREEILVSSSKWTEPRHRVSGDLAGHGAPLSRWLHLYQVQHLLHHNHRAKSSPHPSRATLAHAPCSQRGLGAAESGVATEGGQPRLGGWALPAQPSWMVSPWTTGLRRRVREATAAGRSAALWIHSLLHLQNQEICCGGATGPPYGLEEERHLPQNTQCFPPGYEAARRI, encoded by the exons ATGTTTTCCCTGACGGAAGTGGCCTGCCTGAGTGACGGCCGGGCCCCGTTCAGTACTCTGAAGCCCTGGTGGGACGTTTTCACCGACTACTTGGTCCTGGCAATGTTGGCCATCTCCATCATCGCAGGGACCCTGCTGATCTCCACAGATCAGGTGGTGTGCCTGCCTGTCGGCAGGACCAGCATGGCTGCAAGTGGGTCCCCAGCTCCCAGACCTGCCTTAGGGCCTCTGGATGGCCCAGAACCCGAGGCTTCTCCGGTCGGCACCAGGAGGAAACTTCCTGCTGCCCACAGTGGACACCCAACCAACCTTGACTACCAGCAGTACCTGTACATTGGCCAGGTCTGCTACCACCAGGCGCTGCCGTGGCACTCCAAGTACTCCCCATACCTGGCCCTCCTGCACGCGCTGCTCTTGATGGTCTGTAACAACTTCTGGTTCATATACCCCAAGACGTCCTCCAGGATCGAGCTGTTCCTCTCCATCCTCCGGAAGTGCTTCCACTCACCCTGGACAACCAAGGCTCTCTCGGAGACAGCCTGCCAGCCCTCGGAAGGCAAGCTTGGCCGGATGAAACCCTGCTCTGCCCAGATCTCTCAGGTTGGCGCTGGCTCTCAGGCGGAGCAGGCATCCTCCTTCCCTAGCGCCACCATCCTGGACCGGAAGGACAGGGAGCAGGCCAAGGCACTCTTTGAGAAGATCCGCACCTTCCGGGCGCACACTGAAGCTGCCAGCCTCCTCTACTGGGTCTACGTGGGGCAGACGGTGTTCAAGGTGGCAAAGCTCTTGGCCGTGCTGGGCTACACCTCCAGCTCTGCCGGCACCATTGCTTTCAGGCACATGTGCCGGCCGGGCCTGGAGGACCTCGCTGGCCACGCCACCTTCTCCTGCACCCACAGCCTGGCCTACATCctgcagaagctgctgctgagctACCTGGCCCTGGTGCTGCTCAGTGGGCTGGTGGGGGTCTACACCCTCTACTGGCTCCTCCGGAGGCCGCTCAGGGAGTATTCCTTTGGGCGAGCCAGCGAGGAGAGCAGCTTCAGGTCTGTCCCCAATGTCTGCAATGACTTGGCCTTCCTGCTGCACATGGCTGACCAATATGACCCGCTCTGCTCCAAGAGGATTGCCATCTTCCTCTCCACCATCAGCGAGAGCCAACTGCTGGAGATCGGACAGGAGCACCGCAGGGACTATGAGGAGCTGCGGCGGCAGGTGGGGAGGGACGCC TGGGGCCGGctggagctgaggctctgtgcccttccggctctgccccaggctgtCAATAAGAAGGCAGACCTGGAGGTGCTGCGGCTGGAGTGCATGGTGGAGGTGAAGCTCTCTGCCAAGGTGGCCCAGATGGGGGCGCTGTCTGAGCTGCAGCTGTACCGCTGCCCAGCCACGATGGAGCCCATGGCCTTGGCTTTCCTGCAGGAACGGCTCAGGGGGCTGCACGTCCAGTTCACTGACATCACCAAGATCCCCTCCTGGCTTTACTCCTTGAAGAACTTGCATCAGCTGCATCTCTCCAGTCACCTCTGCTCCAATGTGCTGGCCCTGGAGGTTCTCTGGGAGCTCCAGAGCCTGGAGATTTTGCTGCTCCAGACCAAGCTGACCAAGCTTCCTTGCTCTATGTCCACCCACCTCCGCCATCTCTGCATCCAGAACGACGGGACCAAGCTGGAGGCACTGGGCGGT CTGAAGAAGACAagcagcccccagcagctggaGAGGATCCCACCGCTGGTCTGGCACGTAACCGGCCTGCAGAGGCTGGGTCTGCGTTCCAGCGGCATCCGCAGCCTTGAGGAGGGGACTGGCTTCCAGCATCTGGCACAGCTCACCAGCCTGAAGCTGCGGCACAACTGCATCGCCACCCTGTCCGCTTCCACTGGGGCAGCGGGCAGCCTGGAGGAGCTGGTGCTATCCCACAACGAGCTGGAGTCTCTGCCCCATGCCTTCTTCACCCTGAAGAGACTCAGGCACCTGGACCTCAGCCACAACCTCCTTCGTCTCCTCCCCGCGGAGATTGGCCAGCTGGGGACGCTGCAGCACCTCTCCATCACCGGCAACAGGATCAGGGCACTGCCCAGCCAGCTCTTTGCCTGTCTGGAGCTAACATCTTTGCAGCTGGCGGACAACGCTTTGACCACGGTGCCGGCTGAGATCGGGAGGTTGGTGCTACTCTCCAGGCTGGAGCTGACAGGGAACCCCTCGGAGTCACTCCCACTTAAGCTAGGCTGCTGCTCCCTGCTTAAGCAGACTGGGCTGAGTGTGGACAACATCCTCTTCGAGACCCTGCCGTCTCATGTGAATCAGGTGCTCGCCACACCCGTCTCTGCTCTCTCCCCCGAGAGGCCTTTGGCTGCTCCAGAAACGTCCCTGGGGGGTGGACAGCTGGGGAGCCTGTTATGTGGCTGGTCTGTAGCTCCGGGGCACAGGGAGGAGATCTTGGTTAGCAGCAGCAAGTGGACAGAGCCCAGGCACCGGGTCTCCGGAGACCTTGCTGGTCATGGAGCCCCCTTGTCCAGGTGGCTGCATCTGTACCAAGTACAGCACCTGCTGCATCATAACCACAGAGCAAAATCTAGCCCCCACCCAAGTAGGGCAACCCTGGCCCATGCTCCTTGCTCACAAAGGGGCTTGGGTGCAGCTGAATCTGGGGTGGCAACTGAAGGGGGGCAGCCCAGGTTGGGGGGATGGGCTCTCCCTGCACAGCCCAGCTGGATGGTGTCTCCCTGGACAACCGGGCTTAGGAGAAGGGTCAGGGAAGCCACAGCAGCTGGAAGATCAGCTGCCCTGTGGATCCATAGCCTGTTACACCTGCAGAACCAGGAGATCTGCTGTGGAGGGGCTACAGGGCCACCCTATGGCCTAGAGGAGGAACGACACCTTCCCCAAAATACCCAGTGCTTCCCCCCTGGATATGAGGCAGCAAGGAGGATATGA